One segment of Chthonomonas sp. DNA contains the following:
- a CDS encoding MGMT family protein, whose product MNPNIQEMLDLVAQIPVGKVASYGMVGARLSRPTTGRIVGRWLYLHGHDTTWWRVVSSTGHISLAKLDAAAAQDQMLRLRAEGVNIDDLRVDRAAFVDPDWDPEAR is encoded by the coding sequence GTGAACCCCAATATCCAAGAGATGCTAGACCTCGTGGCGCAGATTCCGGTGGGCAAGGTGGCCAGCTACGGAATGGTTGGCGCGCGGCTGAGCCGACCGACCACAGGGCGCATCGTGGGTCGTTGGCTGTACCTCCACGGCCATGACACGACGTGGTGGCGCGTGGTCTCCTCGACCGGGCACATCTCTCTCGCCAAGCTTGATGCGGCCGCTGCTCAGGACCAAATGCTGCGCCTCCGAGCAGAAGGGGTGAACATCGACGATCTCCGAGTGGATCGCGCTGCGTTCGTGGACCCCGACTGGGATCCTGAGGCTAGGTAA
- the aroC gene encoding chorismate synthase has protein sequence MASTFGTLFRITTWGESHGGGVGVVIDGCPARLPVSLAEIQLELDRRRPGQSAIVTQRKESDAAEILSGIQDGLTLGTPISIMVRNSDARSRDYDEMREKYRPSHADFAYDQKYGIRAWSGGGRASARETIGRVAAGAVAKKLLSLCFGVEVLAWVERVQDITCPEIDELAVTMDEIEATAIRCPHPEIAAQMIERIEAVRKDGNSVGGSIRGIARGVPTGWGEPVFDKLEADLAKALMSLPACKAFEVGAGFDGTYMTGLSHHDAYVADAERRVTTRTNYSGGIQGGISVGMPITFRAGFKPTATIMHELDTVTVGHENTTLKGRGRHDPCVLPRAVPMVESMAALVLADHALRQSAQSLTIP, from the coding sequence ATGGCGAGCACTTTCGGCACCCTCTTCCGCATCACAACTTGGGGCGAGTCCCACGGCGGTGGCGTCGGAGTGGTGATTGACGGCTGCCCCGCGCGCTTGCCGGTCTCGCTGGCCGAGATACAACTAGAACTGGACCGTCGCCGCCCCGGCCAGAGTGCCATCGTCACTCAGCGCAAAGAGTCGGACGCGGCAGAGATTCTCAGCGGAATCCAAGACGGGCTCACGCTTGGCACTCCGATTTCAATCATGGTGCGAAACTCCGATGCGCGCAGCCGCGACTACGACGAGATGCGGGAGAAGTACCGCCCTAGTCACGCCGACTTTGCATATGATCAGAAGTACGGCATCCGAGCATGGTCTGGCGGTGGACGGGCAAGCGCACGAGAGACCATCGGTCGTGTAGCGGCAGGAGCCGTCGCAAAGAAGCTCCTTTCGCTTTGCTTTGGCGTCGAAGTGCTTGCGTGGGTGGAGCGAGTGCAGGACATCACCTGCCCGGAGATTGACGAACTGGCGGTGACGATGGACGAGATAGAAGCCACTGCAATCCGCTGCCCGCACCCCGAGATTGCTGCCCAAATGATCGAGCGGATCGAAGCCGTTCGAAAGGACGGAAACAGCGTCGGCGGATCCATCCGCGGAATTGCGCGCGGAGTCCCTACTGGGTGGGGGGAACCGGTCTTCGACAAACTCGAGGCGGACCTTGCCAAAGCCCTGATGAGTTTGCCCGCCTGCAAGGCGTTCGAAGTCGGGGCCGGATTCGATGGGACTTACATGACCGGACTGAGCCATCACGACGCCTATGTCGCCGATGCGGAGCGAAGGGTCACGACGCGAACCAACTACTCAGGCGGCATCCAAGGCGGGATAAGCGTCGGTATGCCGATCACCTTCCGCGCCGGGTTCAAGCCGACCGCCACCATCATGCACGAACTCGATACGGTCACCGTGGGGCACGAAAATACGACACTTAAGGGCCGAGGCCGCCACGACCCTTGCGTCCTCCCGAGAGCAGTCCCCATGGTCGAGTCGATGGCCGCACTTGTCCTCGCCGACCACGCGCTAAGACAATCTGCCCAGTCTTTAACGATCCCTTAA
- a CDS encoding phosphate ABC transporter ATP-binding protein — MPPVDIPQIDTRTKILAEGVDFYYGAFHALRDISIRVPEKHITALIGPSGCGKSTFLRCLNRMNDLIDGTRITGTIEVDGRNIYSRDVDAVSLRKQIGMVFQKPNPFPMSIFDNIGYGPRIHGVRKKSDLENVVERCLRQAFLWEEVKDKLNDSAFALSGGQQQRLCIARTMAVDPEIILMDEPCSALDPIATRKIEDLMLELRKEFTIVVVTHNMQQAQRASDFTGFFMLGQLMEFGETIQIFQDPKIQQTEDYITGRFG; from the coding sequence ATGCCACCAGTCGATATCCCGCAAATCGATACTCGAACGAAGATTCTTGCGGAAGGCGTGGACTTTTACTATGGTGCATTTCATGCGCTGAGAGACATTTCTATTCGGGTGCCGGAAAAACACATCACCGCCCTAATCGGCCCCTCCGGTTGCGGCAAGAGCACCTTTCTACGCTGCCTTAACCGGATGAACGACCTGATCGACGGAACCCGAATCACGGGAACAATCGAGGTGGACGGCCGGAACATCTACTCTCGCGATGTCGATGCGGTCTCGCTGCGCAAACAAATAGGGATGGTCTTCCAGAAGCCGAATCCGTTCCCGATGTCGATCTTCGACAACATCGGCTACGGTCCGCGCATCCACGGAGTCCGAAAGAAGTCCGACTTAGAAAATGTGGTGGAGCGATGTCTCCGACAAGCATTCCTGTGGGAGGAGGTCAAGGACAAACTCAACGACAGCGCGTTCGCTCTCTCCGGGGGTCAGCAGCAGCGGCTGTGCATTGCGCGGACCATGGCAGTCGATCCCGAGATCATCCTCATGGATGAGCCGTGCTCGGCTCTGGACCCGATAGCAACGCGCAAGATCGAAGATCTCATGCTTGAGCTCCGAAAGGAGTTCACGATTGTGGTTGTCACGCATAATATGCAGCAAGCGCAGCGTGCGTCAGATTTCACTGGGTTCTTCATGCTCGGTCAGTTGATGGAGTTCGGCGAGACGATCCAGATCTTCCAAGATCCGAAGATTCAGCAGACCGAAGACTACATCACCGGTCGATTCGGCTAA
- a CDS encoding GAF domain-containing sensor histidine kinase, with protein sequence MIDQSPLLHAIHLAARKLSTLGRFDQVLRDVLSICVTAADASGGTIYLHDSAKHTLQFRHVLPEEVALTLELKDIPEDFGVAGQVFQTRKSIISNFDPGDEERKAVSSKVGVTSAISTMITVPLMMEGEDPIGVVQLVNKNGGPFTAQDALVLDTVSAICTMAYLNTRLLDEQTRASQLLGMGKIGHDIKNLAFALEANVSFSDDTIRGLREGLDTVEGAEGCITYVDDIEQLLTDLSTSIDRIKRYSNLMSDLSAGKRLAPTMSLGPLADTIQLAAAFMESEARKRCIQLRYDIATDAPVYWHDEMFIFRVVQNLVSNAIKAVAETTGGLDEDRPDTWKSVTVRYHFQNDHHIIEIQDEGPGMNEETAARILSGTAVSVWGKSSGSGLGTRIVLELAATHDGIVTIESQLGSGSTFRVALPHRTS encoded by the coding sequence ATGATCGACCAGTCGCCGTTGCTCCACGCCATCCATCTTGCTGCTCGCAAGCTTTCGACGCTCGGTCGGTTTGACCAGGTCTTGCGCGACGTGCTTTCGATCTGCGTAACGGCTGCCGACGCGTCGGGCGGCACTATCTACCTTCACGATTCCGCAAAGCACACGCTCCAATTTCGACATGTCCTGCCCGAAGAGGTAGCGCTGACGCTTGAGCTCAAAGACATTCCCGAGGATTTCGGGGTAGCCGGCCAGGTCTTCCAAACCCGTAAGTCGATCATCAGCAACTTCGACCCCGGCGATGAAGAGCGCAAAGCGGTCTCCTCTAAGGTCGGCGTCACCAGCGCGATCTCGACGATGATCACGGTCCCGCTCATGATGGAAGGCGAAGATCCCATCGGGGTCGTCCAGCTCGTGAACAAGAACGGTGGCCCGTTCACCGCCCAAGATGCGCTCGTTCTCGACACTGTCAGCGCGATCTGCACCATGGCGTACCTGAATACGCGCCTGCTGGATGAGCAGACCAGGGCAAGCCAGCTCTTGGGAATGGGCAAGATCGGCCACGACATCAAGAATCTAGCATTTGCCCTCGAAGCAAACGTCTCGTTCTCGGACGACACGATCCGCGGCCTGCGCGAAGGACTGGACACCGTCGAGGGCGCAGAGGGGTGCATCACCTACGTGGACGACATCGAGCAGTTGCTGACCGACCTGAGCACCTCGATCGACCGCATTAAGCGCTATTCGAATCTCATGAGCGACCTATCGGCCGGCAAGCGACTTGCGCCGACGATGAGCCTAGGCCCCCTGGCCGATACGATTCAGCTCGCCGCCGCGTTCATGGAGTCAGAGGCGCGCAAACGATGCATCCAACTCCGGTACGACATCGCTACCGACGCGCCCGTCTACTGGCACGACGAGATGTTCATCTTCCGCGTCGTGCAAAACCTCGTAAGCAACGCCATCAAGGCCGTCGCCGAGACCACTGGTGGACTCGATGAAGACCGACCCGATACCTGGAAGAGCGTGACGGTGCGCTACCACTTCCAGAACGATCACCACATCATTGAAATTCAAGACGAGGGCCCGGGCATGAACGAAGAGACCGCTGCGCGGATTCTGAGCGGAACTGCGGTCAGTGTTTGGGGCAAGAGCAGCGGCAGCGGCCTGGGTACACGCATCGTGCTCGAACTCGCTGCCACACACGATGGAATCGTCACGATCGAAAGCCAATTGGGCAGCGGATCAACTTTCCGCGTCGCCCTACCCCACCGTACGAGTTAG
- a CDS encoding nuclear transport factor 2 family protein has translation MRTALVLLVFALGTVVNARQARPLQAAYDRIATAYTKQDARMLGNEFLPDATFIDQDGNELQIGTILASTQAGWNRSHRLQVKFQFSQWETDTDMASVQVRAQITRWVGTSRVTSETTQRHDWAKIDGVWKIARVKFLAPEPEIGRLPAVIPDSVKVY, from the coding sequence ATGCGAACTGCGCTTGTGCTTTTGGTTTTCGCGCTGGGCACGGTGGTCAACGCCCGGCAGGCTCGGCCTCTGCAAGCGGCCTACGATAGGATCGCCACCGCCTACACCAAACAGGACGCGCGCATGCTCGGGAACGAGTTTTTGCCGGACGCGACGTTCATCGATCAGGACGGGAATGAACTGCAGATCGGCACGATTCTGGCCTCGACCCAGGCTGGCTGGAACCGGTCGCATCGACTCCAAGTTAAGTTCCAGTTCTCGCAATGGGAGACTGACACAGACATGGCGAGCGTGCAGGTCCGAGCGCAGATCACCCGATGGGTCGGCACATCGCGTGTGACGAGCGAGACCACTCAGCGCCATGATTGGGCGAAGATCGACGGGGTCTGGAAGATCGCACGCGTCAAGTTCCTCGCTCCAGAACCCGAGATTGGCAGGCTCCCAGCCGTCATCCCGGATTCGGTGAAAGTTTACTAA
- a CDS encoding EamA family transporter encodes MSVQTTGNTKSKRCYDPAMDYRGWALLSALFAGFTALLSKKGLESVPSNLALAVRVVFILVISVAIAAATHQTQVAKLTLKQWALLGGSALATGASWLCYFRALKDGPVTAVAPIDKLSFVVAVVLGVVLLREKLTWNLGLGCVLIVCGVLVTLYKP; translated from the coding sequence ATGTCCGTACAGACGACGGGCAACACCAAATCGAAGCGGTGCTATGATCCGGCTATGGACTATCGTGGCTGGGCCCTGCTATCGGCGCTCTTCGCCGGATTCACCGCGCTCCTCTCTAAGAAGGGACTAGAATCAGTGCCCTCGAACCTCGCCTTGGCGGTTCGGGTGGTCTTCATCCTCGTGATCTCGGTCGCGATTGCCGCCGCAACGCACCAGACGCAGGTCGCGAAGCTCACACTCAAGCAGTGGGCGCTGCTCGGGGGTTCCGCTCTCGCGACGGGTGCCTCCTGGCTCTGCTACTTCCGGGCCCTGAAGGACGGGCCCGTGACAGCGGTGGCCCCAATCGACAAGCTCAGCTTTGTGGTTGCGGTCGTGCTAGGCGTGGTCTTACTCCGCGAAAAGCTAACGTGGAACCTGGGCCTTGGATGCGTCCTGATCGTATGCGGAGTGCTCGTGACGCTCTACAAGCCCTAA
- the carB gene encoding carbamoyl-phosphate synthase large subunit, whose amino-acid sequence MEKILVIGSGPIVIGQAAEFDYAGSQACKSLREEGYRVVLINSNPATIMTDEETADAVYIEPLTPEFCERVIARERPDGLLPTLGGQTGLNLATQLAQRGILEKYGVRLLGTPLDAIQRAEDREEFRALMREISEPVPESWIIESAEQLDAVIGVVPYPCIVRPAYTLGGTGGGIANTPEDLLEIGSNGLKLSMRSQIMVERSLLGWKEVEYEVMRDQAGNCITICNMENLDPMGVHTGDSIVVAPSQTLSDIEYHMLRTASLKIIRALGIEGGCNVQLAVNPDSFDYYVIEVNPRVSRSSALASKATGYPIARVSAKIAIGRTLDEIENQVTGSTKACFEPALDYCVVKIPRWPFDKFTSGDRTLFTQMKATGEVMAIDRTFEGALMKAIRGLEIRQRDLRHEKMQGMDDAELTQAVRKPTDERLWALIEALRRGWSIAQVNQLSRVDKWFLRKIETLVKMETRLLAIADTSDPRTVISEAAQLGFPRGTILSLCGASFGALIEETLAEAGNQPVFKMVDTCAGEFESRTPYYYTSMDADHDVAQMIEI is encoded by the coding sequence ATGGAGAAGATTCTCGTCATCGGTTCCGGGCCCATTGTCATCGGTCAGGCGGCGGAATTTGACTATGCGGGCTCCCAGGCTTGCAAGAGTCTTCGAGAGGAGGGGTACCGGGTGGTGCTCATCAACTCCAACCCCGCAACGATCATGACTGATGAGGAGACGGCCGATGCCGTCTACATTGAACCATTAACACCTGAGTTTTGTGAGCGAGTCATCGCTCGCGAACGACCCGATGGGCTGCTGCCTACTCTGGGTGGCCAGACTGGTCTGAACTTGGCGACACAACTTGCGCAGCGAGGCATCCTTGAGAAGTACGGTGTACGGTTGCTGGGAACGCCGCTGGACGCGATCCAACGCGCAGAAGACCGGGAGGAGTTTCGCGCGCTCATGCGCGAGATTTCCGAGCCTGTCCCTGAGAGCTGGATCATCGAATCTGCTGAACAGTTGGATGCAGTGATCGGTGTCGTGCCCTACCCTTGCATCGTTCGACCCGCGTACACTTTGGGTGGAACGGGGGGCGGGATTGCCAACACGCCCGAAGATCTCCTGGAGATAGGTTCGAACGGACTGAAACTGTCCATGCGCAGCCAGATCATGGTCGAGCGCAGCTTGCTCGGCTGGAAGGAAGTGGAGTACGAAGTGATGCGCGACCAAGCCGGGAACTGCATCACGATCTGCAACATGGAGAATCTCGACCCCATGGGGGTCCACACGGGCGACTCCATCGTGGTCGCTCCCAGCCAAACCCTTAGCGACATCGAGTATCACATGCTCCGGACCGCCTCGCTGAAGATCATCCGCGCGCTTGGGATTGAGGGCGGCTGCAACGTACAACTGGCGGTGAACCCAGACAGCTTCGACTATTACGTGATCGAGGTCAATCCGCGCGTTTCTCGCTCATCCGCCCTTGCAAGCAAGGCGACCGGGTATCCGATTGCGCGCGTCTCGGCGAAGATCGCCATCGGCAGGACCCTGGACGAGATCGAAAACCAGGTGACGGGCAGCACCAAGGCTTGCTTCGAGCCCGCACTCGACTACTGCGTAGTGAAGATTCCACGGTGGCCTTTTGATAAGTTCACTTCTGGCGACCGTACGCTCTTCACCCAGATGAAGGCGACCGGGGAAGTGATGGCGATTGATCGCACGTTCGAGGGCGCATTGATGAAGGCGATCCGCGGCTTGGAGATTCGCCAGCGGGACTTGCGGCATGAGAAGATGCAGGGGATGGACGATGCGGAGCTCACGCAGGCAGTCCGTAAGCCGACCGACGAGAGGCTCTGGGCACTGATCGAAGCGCTGCGGCGCGGTTGGAGCATTGCCCAGGTGAACCAGCTCAGCCGCGTGGACAAGTGGTTCTTGCGCAAGATCGAGACGCTGGTCAAGATGGAGACCCGCTTACTGGCCATCGCAGATACCTCCGACCCGAGAACGGTGATCAGCGAGGCGGCTCAACTGGGATTCCCCCGTGGGACGATCCTGAGCTTGTGCGGTGCCTCGTTCGGTGCCTTGATCGAAGAGACGCTTGCGGAAGCTGGCAACCAACCGGTATTCAAAATGGTGGACACGTGCGCCGGCGAGTTCGAGTCGCGTACGCCGTACTACTACACGTCCATGGACGCTGACCACGACGTGGCGCAGATGATCGAGATTTAG